The Zingiber officinale cultivar Zhangliang chromosome 9A, Zo_v1.1, whole genome shotgun sequence genome window below encodes:
- the LOC122019065 gene encoding uncharacterized protein LOC122019065, which produces MRQKGSNVDTSSGGKGRGSSSPSRGKWHSCGRGTPSQDSTGGTSGNDRGTRDKRHIKCFNCEKMGHYASECYNKRRDDEAHLTCATDEEPTLMMTVSHVESDTRCERQDTILLSEDRLLPEMYCDVNKGDKDVWYLDNGASNHMTGHREKFQELDETITGKVRFDNGSTIEIIGKGTIVFECKNDDRKALHEVYYISKLCSNIISLDQLTETGNEVHMKRDTMKVIDRSGKILMLVKRTQNHLYKITLKIFKQVCLLARPEDPT; this is translated from the coding sequence ATGCGACAGAAGGGGAGCAACGTGGACACTTCGTCAGGAGGAAAGGGGCGTGGGTCCAGCAGCCCTAGTCGTGGCAAATGGCACAGTTGTGGCCGTGGTACGCCAAGCCAAGACAGTACAGGAGGCACTAGCGGCAACGACAGAGGCACTCGTGACAAGAGACATATAAAGTGTTTCAATTGCGAGAAAATGGGACATTATGCGTCTGAATGCTACAACAAGCGGCGTGATgatgaggctcacctcacttgCGCCACCGATGAAGAGCCAACACTGATGATGACCGTGTCCCACGTGGAGTCTGACACTAGATGTGAGCGGCAGGATACCATTTTGCTTAGTGAAGATAGGTTGCTACCGGAGATGTACTGCGACGTTAATAAAGGAGATAAAGACGTCTGGTACCTTGACAACGGTGCCAGTAACCACATGACTGGCCATCGtgagaagtttcaagaactagatgaaaccatcacCGGGAAGGTGAGGTTTGACAatggatcaaccattgagatcatAGGCAAGGGGACGAttgtgttcgaatgcaagaaCGACGATCGGAAGGCTCTCCATGAGGTATACTATATTTcgaaactttgtagtaatatcataagtctcGATCAATTGACAGAAACTGGGAACGAGGTGCACATGAAAAGAGATACTatgaaggtgattgataggagcgggaagATCTTGATGCTGGTAAAGCGAACACAGAATCACTTGTACAAGATAACCTTGAAGATATTCAAGCAAGTGTGTCTCCTAGCAAGACCAGAAGACCCAACCTGA